The following proteins are encoded in a genomic region of Mycobacterium sp. 155:
- the idsA2 gene encoding bifunctional (2E,6E)-farnesyl/geranyl diphosphate synthase yields the protein MEAAAPSAAELAGAVTEQLREYLQERRQDCAYIGTEYAELTAALEEFVLRGGKRLRPAFAYWGWRAVTDSPDSPAGREVLRLFAALELLQACALVHDDVIDDSATRRGLPTVHRLFTERHRERHWRGSSEQFGLSAAILLGDLALAWADDIVATVDLPADAHLRVQDVWAHIRTEVLGGQYLDIVAESNGAESVASAMNVNTYKTASYTVVRPLQLGAAAAADRPDVQEIFHRIGNDLGVAFQLRDDVLGVFGDPAVTGKPSGDDLRSGKRTVLLAEALELADKTDPVAAKLLRTTIGTELTDAQVRELRLAIESVGALAAVEQHIGMLTRRALEALTAAPVHTQAKAGIAELARLAANRSA from the coding sequence GTGGAAGCAGCGGCACCGTCGGCTGCCGAGTTGGCCGGCGCCGTGACCGAACAGTTGCGTGAATACCTGCAGGAACGTCGACAGGACTGCGCCTACATCGGCACCGAATATGCCGAGCTGACCGCGGCCCTCGAAGAGTTCGTGCTGCGCGGCGGCAAGCGGCTGCGCCCGGCGTTCGCCTACTGGGGTTGGCGCGCGGTCACCGATTCTCCCGATTCCCCGGCCGGTCGCGAGGTGTTGCGCCTTTTCGCGGCCCTGGAACTGCTTCAGGCGTGTGCCCTGGTCCACGACGACGTGATCGACGATTCGGCGACTCGGCGCGGCCTACCGACCGTGCACCGGCTGTTCACCGAACGGCACCGCGAGCGGCACTGGCGCGGATCCTCCGAACAGTTCGGCCTGTCGGCCGCGATCCTGCTCGGTGACCTGGCATTGGCCTGGGCCGACGACATCGTGGCCACCGTCGACCTGCCGGCCGACGCCCACCTGCGGGTTCAGGATGTCTGGGCACACATCCGCACCGAGGTGCTCGGCGGCCAATACCTGGATATCGTCGCGGAATCCAACGGTGCGGAATCGGTAGCCTCGGCGATGAACGTCAACACCTACAAGACGGCGTCCTACACCGTGGTCCGGCCACTGCAGCTGGGCGCCGCCGCGGCCGCCGACCGACCCGACGTGCAGGAGATCTTCCACCGGATCGGCAACGACCTCGGCGTGGCCTTTCAGCTGCGCGACGACGTTCTCGGGGTGTTCGGTGACCCCGCTGTCACGGGCAAACCCTCCGGCGACGACCTGCGGTCCGGCAAACGCACCGTACTGCTCGCCGAAGCACTAGAACTGGCCGACAAGACCGACCCCGTCGCCGCCAAACTGCTGCGCACCACGATCGGCACCGAGCTGACGGATGCCCAGGTGCGCGAGCTGCGCCTGGCCATCGAATCCGTCGGCGCACTGGCCGCCGTGGAGCAGCACATCGGGATGCTCACCCGGCGTGCACTCGAAGCGCTGACCGCCGCGCCCGTGCACACCCAGGCCAAAGCCGGCATAGCCGAACTGGCGCGGCTTGCCGCCAACCGGTCAGCATGA
- a CDS encoding DUF3153 domain-containing protein, producing the protein MLLLLVLPMAVGCVRVRTSLTVSPDDRVSGQIIAAAKPRDANDKGPQLLNNLPFATKVSVTPYSRDDYVGSEAVFSDLSFSELPQLAAMNRDAAGADISLRRAGQLVILEGRVDLTTLNDPQADVLLTVSFPGEVTSTNGSRVSSSIVEWKLRPGVVSTMNAQARYTDPSARSFTTAAIWLAVGAVVVAGVVGALAWNSRDRSPKPGEPATARD; encoded by the coding sequence ATGTTGTTGCTGCTGGTGCTGCCGATGGCCGTGGGCTGCGTTCGCGTCCGCACGTCGCTCACGGTGTCGCCCGACGACCGTGTCTCCGGCCAGATCATCGCCGCCGCCAAACCCCGCGACGCCAACGACAAGGGCCCGCAGCTGCTCAACAACCTGCCGTTCGCCACCAAGGTGTCGGTTACGCCGTACAGCCGTGACGACTATGTGGGCTCAGAGGCCGTGTTCTCCGACCTCAGCTTCTCCGAGCTGCCGCAACTGGCCGCGATGAACCGCGACGCGGCGGGCGCGGACATCTCGCTGCGGCGCGCCGGCCAGCTCGTCATTCTCGAGGGACGCGTCGACCTCACCACCCTCAACGACCCGCAGGCCGACGTGTTGCTGACGGTGTCCTTCCCCGGCGAGGTGACCTCCACCAACGGTTCCCGAGTGAGCTCCTCGATCGTGGAGTGGAAACTGCGGCCGGGCGTGGTGAGCACGATGAACGCCCAGGCCCGCTACACCGATCCGAGCGCCCGCTCGTTCACCACCGCCGCCATCTGGCTGGCGGTGGGTGCAGTCGTGGTCGCTGGTGTCGTCGGGGCGCTGGCCTGGAACAGCCGGGACCGCTCGCCGAAACCGGGCGAGCCTGCGACCGCGCGCGACTGA
- a CDS encoding N-acetyltransferase, with protein sequence MAMYLIDLSPDDMQRRLPEALRVYVDAMRYPRGTEEQRASLWVEHTRRQGWKGVAAVEVAGPRPTPDKDATPSAEELAAAPLLGIAYGYCGAPDQWWQQQVVSGLHQVGADPARIDELMTSYFELTELHIEPGAQGRGLGEALTRRLLNGRTETHVLLSTPEINGEANRAWRLYRRLGFTDVIRGYHFAGDPRAFAVLGRALPL encoded by the coding sequence TTGGCGATGTATCTCATCGATCTGTCGCCGGACGACATGCAGCGCCGGCTCCCCGAAGCGCTGCGGGTGTACGTCGACGCCATGCGCTACCCGCGCGGAACCGAGGAACAGCGGGCGTCGTTGTGGGTGGAACACACGCGGCGGCAGGGGTGGAAAGGCGTCGCCGCCGTCGAAGTCGCCGGCCCCCGGCCCACCCCCGACAAGGACGCGACGCCGAGTGCCGAGGAGTTGGCCGCTGCCCCACTCCTCGGCATCGCCTACGGCTACTGCGGCGCACCCGATCAATGGTGGCAGCAGCAGGTGGTGTCCGGCTTGCATCAGGTCGGCGCCGACCCGGCACGCATCGACGAGTTGATGACCAGCTATTTCGAGTTGACCGAACTGCATATCGAGCCCGGGGCCCAGGGCCGGGGCCTGGGCGAAGCACTGACCAGACGCCTGCTCAACGGCCGCACAGAAACCCACGTGCTGCTGTCCACCCCGGAGATCAACGGCGAGGCCAACCGCGCCTGGCGGCTGTACCGCCGCCTGGGATTCACCGACGTCATCCGTGGTTACCACTTCGCGGGCGACCCCCGCGCCTTCGCTGTCCTGGGCCGCGCCCTACCGCTGTGA